One window from the genome of Crassostrea angulata isolate pt1a10 chromosome 2, ASM2561291v2, whole genome shotgun sequence encodes:
- the LOC128174069 gene encoding ankyrin repeat domain-containing protein 17-like gives MVPNVGHCNTNERSLITACDCGQLDIVKQIIKGGADVNMKDGDKTPLIVACFKEHLHVVKELIKAGADVNLENEFISPLQVACYEGHLSIVKELNKAGFDYNHITGAKKGLMGACFFGHTSVVKELTACHVQVNLKYKNETPLTTASFMGHLNIFKELIKAGADINLTGSRTLLTLACYRGHVSIVRELIKNGVFVNQSDEKETSLSIASERGHADVVEELLKAGADVNQSDGKKTPLTTACENGHDVVVVELMKAGADVNQSDGNKTPLTTSTDGIRNIPVVLRLIKAGADVNQSDGNKTPLIANCEKGQAYVVKMLIKAGADVNQSDGNKTPLIAACEKDHHFVVEMLIKAGADVNQSDGNKTPLTTACERGYYYVVEEPIKAGDDDNQCDENETPLTTPCKRRHHFVVEKLIKAGADVNQSDGNKTPLTAACEKGHHYVVKELIKAGADVNQNDGNKTPLTTACEKGHHYVIQELIKAGADFNQSDGNKTPLTTACERGYYYVVVEPIKAGDDDNQCDENETPLTTSCERRHHFVVEELIKAGADVNQSDGNKTPLTTACGKGHDDVVEELIKAGADVNQSDGNKTPLTTACEKGHDGVVEELIKAGADFNLSDGNKTPLTTACEKGYDDVVEELIKAGADVNLSDGNKTPLTTACEKGYDDVVGELIKAGADVNQSDGNKTPLTTACEKGHDDVVEELIKAGADFNLSDGNKTPLTTACEKGYDDVVEELIKAGADFNLSDGNKTPLTTACERKHSYVFEELLKAGADVNQSDGNKTPLTTACEKGHHYVIQELIKAGADVNQCDGNKTPLTTACEKGHDGVVEELIKAGADFNLSDGNKTPLTTACEKGYDDVVEELIKAGADVNLSDGNKTPLTTACEKGYDDVVEELIKAGADVNQSDGNKTPLTTACEKGHDDVVEELIKAGADFNLSDGNKTPLTTACEKGYDDVVEELIKAGADFNLSDGNKTPLTTACERKHSYVVEELLKAGADVNQSDGNKTPLTTACEKGHHYVIQELIKAGADVNQCDGNKTPLTTACEREHSYVVEELIKAGADQIKSGAGVNQRDGNKTPLTTACEKGHHYVIQELIKAGADVNLSDGNKTPLTTACERKHSYVVVELLKAGADVNQSDGNKTPLTTACEKGHHYVIQELIKAGADVNQCDGNKTPLTTACEREHSYVVEELIKAGADVNQSDENKTPLTTACEKGHHVGVEEQIKSGAGVNQRDGNKTPLTIACEKGHHYVIQDLIKAGADVNQSDGNKTPLITACEKGYYYVVKELIKAGTDVNQSDGNKTPLTTACEREHSYVVVELIKSGADVNQSNGIKTPLVVACERGYITVVKQLIKAGVNINQSVGNKTPLIVAFEKKHWIVVKELNKVIADANESKKSKRKQKTPPTVDKKLGINRCSIF, from the exons ATGGTGCCTAATGTCGGCCATTGTAATACAAACGAAAGGTCACTTATAACTGCATGTGATTGTGGACAGTTAGATATAGTGAAACAGATTATTAAAGGTGGAGCTGATGTTAATATGAAAGATGGGGATAAAACACCGCTTATAGTTGCATGTTTTAAagaacatttacatgtagttaaggAATTGATTAAAGCAGGGGCAGATGTCAATCtagaaaatgaatttatttcacCTCTGCAGGTAGCCTGTTATGAAGGACATTTGAGTATAGTCAAAGAGTTGAACAAAGCGGGATTTGACTACAATCACATAACAGGTGCTAAAAAGGGGCTCATGGGTGCTTGCTTTTTTGGACATACCAGTGTAGTTAAGGAGTTGACTGCATGTCATGTTCAAGTcaatctaaaatataaaaatgaaacgcCGTTAACAACTGCCAGTTTTATGggacatttaaacattttcaaagagTTGATAAAAGCAGGAGCTGATATTAACCTAACTGGAAGTAGAACATTACTGACACTTGCATGCTATCGTGGACATGTCAGTATTGTAAGAGAGTTGATAAAAAATGGAGTCTTTGTCAATCAAAGCgatgaaaaagaaacatcacTATCAATTGCATCTGAAAGAGGACATGCTGATGTGGTCGAGGAGCTTTTAAAAGCGGGAGCCGATGTCAATCAAAGCGATGGAAAAAAAACACCACTAACAACTGCATGTGAAAATGGACACGATGTTGTGGTCGTGGAGCTTATGAAAGCAGGAGCCGACGTCAATCAAAGCGATGGAAACAAAACACCACTAACAACATCTACAGATGGAATAAGGAACATACCTGTGGTCCTGAGGCTAATAAAAGCGGGAGCTGATGTCAATCAAAGCGATGGAAACAAAACACCACTTATAGCAAATTGTGAAAAAGGACAAGCTTATGTGGTCAAGATGCTGATAAAAGCGGGAGCTGATGTCAATCAAAGCGATGGAAACAAAACACCACTTATAGCTGCATGTGAAAAAGATCACCATTTTGTGGTCGAGATGCTGATAAAAGCGGGAGCTGATGTCAATCAAAGCGATGGAAACAAAACACCATTAACAACTGCATGTGAAAGAGGATACTATTATGTGGTTGAGGAGCCAATAAAAGCGGGAGATGATGACAATCAATGCGATGAAAACGAAACACCACTTACAACTCCATGTAAAAGACGACACCATTTTGTAGTCGAGAAGTTAATAAAAGCAGGAGCTGATGTCAACCAAAGCGATGGAAACAAAACACCATTAACAGCGGCATGTGAAAAAGGACACCATTATGTGGTCAAGGAGCTAATAAAAGCGGGAGCTGATGTCAATCAAAACGATGGAAACAAAACACCACTAACAACTGCATGTGAAAAAGGACACCATTATGTGATCCAGGAGCTAATAAAAGCGGGAGCTGATTTCAATCAAAGCGATGGAAACAAAACACCACTAACAACTGCATGTGAAAGAGGATACTATTATGTGGTTGTGGAGCCAATAAAAGCAGGAGATGATGACAATCAATGCGATGAAAACGAAACACCACTTACAACTTCATGTGAAAGACGACACCATTTTGTAGTCGAGGAGCTAATAAAAGCGGGAGCTGATGTCAACCAAAGCGATGGAAACAAAACACCACTAACAACGGCATGTGGAAAAGGACACGATGATGTTGTCGAGGAGCTAATAAAAGCAGGAGCCGACGTCAATCAAAGCGATGGAAACAAAACACCACTAACAACTGCATGTGAAAAAGGACACGATGGTGTGGTCGAGGAGCTAATAAAAGCGGGAGCTGATTTCAATCTGAGCGATGGAAACAAAACACCACTAACAACTGCATGTGAAAAAGGATACGATGATGTGGTCGAGGAGCTAATAAAAGCGGGAGCTGATGTCAATCTAAGCGATGGAAACAAAACACCACTAACAACTGCATGTGAAAAAGGATACGATGATGTGGTCGGGGAGCTAATAAAAGCGGGAGCTGATGTCAATCAAAGCGATGGAAACAAAACACCACTAACAACGGCATGTGAAAAAGGGCACGATGATGTGGTCGAGGAGCTAATAAAAGCGGGAGCTGATTTCAATCTAAGCGATGGAAACAAAACACCACTAACAACTGCATGTGAAAAAGGATACGATGATGTGGTCGAGGAGTTAATAAAGGCGGGAGCTGATTTCAATCTAAGCGATGGAAACAAAACACCACTAACAACTGCATGTGAAAGAAAACACTCTTATGTGTTCGAGGAGCTTTTAAAAGCCGGAGCTGATGTCAATCAAAGCGATGGAAACAAAACACCACTAACAACTGCCTGTGAAAAAGGACACCATTATGTGATTCAGGAGCTAATAAAAGCGGGAGCTGATGTCAATCAATGCGATGGAAACAAAACACCACTAACAACTGCATGTGAAAAAGGACACGATGGTGTGGTCGAGGAGCTAATAAAAGCGGGAGCTGATTTCAATCTGAGCGATGGAAACAAAACACCACTAACAACTGCATGTGAAAAAGGATACGATGATGTGGTCGAGGAGCTAATAAAAGCGGGAGCTGATGTCAATCTAAGCGATGGAAACAAAACACCACTAACAACTGCATGTGAAAAAGGATACGATGATGTGGTCGAGGAGCTAATAAAAGCGGGAGCTGATGTCAATCAAAGCGATGGAAACAAAACACCACTAACAACGGCATGTGAAAAAGGGCACGATGATGTGGTCGAGGAGCTAATAAAAGCGGGAGCTGATTTCAATCTAAGCGATGGAAACAAAACACCACTAACAACTGCATGTGAAAAAGGATACGATGATGTGGTCGAGGAGTTAATAAAGGCGGGAGCTGATTTCAATCTAAGCGATGGAAACAAAACACCACTAACAACTGCATGTGAAAGAAAACACTCTTATGTGGTCGAGGAGCTTTTAAAAGCCGGAGCTGATGTCAATCAAAGCGATGGAAACAAAACACCACTAACAACTGCCTGTGAAAAAGGACACCATTATGTGATTCAGGAGCTAATAAAAGCGGGAGCTGATGTCAATCAATGCGATGGAAACAAAACACCACTAACAACTGCATGTGAAAGAGAACACTCTTATGTTGTCGAGGAGCTAATAAAGGCGGGAGCTGAT CAAATAAAATCGGGAGCTGGTGTCAATCAACGCGATGGAAACAAAACACCACTAACAACTGCATGTGAAAAAGGACACCATTATGTGATCCAGGAGCTAATAAAAGCGGGAGCTGATGTCAATCTAAGCGATGGAAACAAAACACCACTAACAACTGCATGTGAAAGAAAACACTCTTATGTGGTCGTGGAGCTTTTAAAAGCCGGAGCTGATGTCAATCAAAGCGATGGAAACAAAACACCACTAACAACTGCCTGTGAAAAAGGACACCATTATGTGATTCAGGAGCTAATAAAAGCGGGAGCTGATGTCAATCAATGCGATGGAAACAAAACACCACTAACAACTGCTTGTGAAAGAGAACACTCTTATGTTGTCGAGGAGCTAATAAAAGCGGGAGCTGATGTCAATCAAAGCGATGAAAACAAAACACCACTAACAACTGCTTGTGAAAAAGGACATCATGTTGGCGTTGAAGAGCAAATAAAATCGGGAGCTGGTGTCAATCAACGCGATGGAAACAAAACACCACTAACAATTGCATGTGAAAAAGGACACCATTATGTGATCCAGGATCTAATAAAAGCGGGAGCTGATGTCAATCAAAGCGATGGAAACAAGACACCACTAATAACTGCATGTGAAAAAGGATACTATTATGTGGTCAAAGAGCTAATAAAAGCGGGAACTGATGTCAATCAAAGCGATGGAAACAAAACACCACTAACAACTGCATGTGAAAGAGAGCACTCTTATGTGGTAGTGGAGCTAATAAAATCTGGAGCTGATGTCAATCAAAGCAATGGAATTAAAACACCACTTGTAGTTGCATGTGAAAGGGGATATATTACTGTGGTCAAACAATTGATAAAAGCTGGAGTTAATATCAATCAAAGCGTTGGAAACAAAACCCCACTTATAGTTGCATTTGAAAAGAAACATTGGATTGTTGTAAAAGAACTAAATAAGGTCATCGCTGATGCCAATGAAAGTAAGAAAagcaaaagaaaacaaaaaacaccaCCAACAGTTGATAAGAAATTGGGCATTAACAGATGCTCTATTTTCTGA